A single Glycine soja cultivar W05 chromosome 14, ASM419377v2, whole genome shotgun sequence DNA region contains:
- the LOC114384791 gene encoding uncharacterized protein LOC114384791 isoform X1 gives MMADCGAERERKVTIRNNHGENLVGILHNAASISLVIVCHGFQSSKERIPMVNLAAALGKDGFSAFRFDFAGNGESEGSFQYGNYYREAEDLRAVVQHFCEQKYAIKAIVGHSKGGNVVLLYASKYKDIHIVVNISGRFNLARGMEGRLGKKFIQRIKQDGYIDVKNKRGKIMYRVTEESLMDRLSTITHLACLLIPQDCSVLTIHGSMDEIVPAEDALEFAKFISNHELCFIEGADHEYTYHQDELTSLVLEFIKIHIDKDKDTSKQARFGRVHKPIHSRL, from the exons ATGATGGCCGATTGTGGTGCtgaaagagaaaggaaagtTACGATACGCAACAACCATGGCGAAAATCTCGTGGGGATCTTACATAACGCGGCTTCAATTTCGCTTGTTATCGTGTGCCATGGCTTCCAATCTTCCAAG GAAAGGATTCCCATGGTGAACCTTGCTGCTGCTCTAGGAAAAGATGGATTCAGTGCTTTCCGCTTTGACTTTGCAGGAAATGG GGAAAGTGAAGGTTCATTTCAGTATGGTAACTACTACAGAGAGGCTGAAGATCTGCGAGCTGTAGTTCAACACTTCTGTGAGCAGAAATATGCAATTAAAGCAATTGTTGGTCACAGTAAAG GGGGTAATGTGGTGCTCTTATATGCCTCAAAATATAAGGATATTCATATTGTAGTCAATATATCTGGCCGGTTCAATCTAGCGAGAGGCATGGAAGGTCGTTTGGgcaaaaaatttatacaaaggATCAAACAAGATGGATATATAGATGTTAAGAATAAAAGAG GGAAGATTATGTACCGTGTTACTGAAGAAAGTTTGATGGACCGCCTATCTACTATAACCCATCTTGCCTGCTTATTGATTCCCCAAGATTGCAG TGTGTTGACAATTCATGGATCCATGGATGAAATTGTACCTGCAGAAGATGCTTTAGAGTTCGCTAAGTTCATATCTAATCATGAATTGTGCTTCATAGAAGGAGCTGATCATGAATATACTTATCATCAAGATGAGTTGACCAGCTTAGTTTTGGAATTCATCAAGATTCATATTGACAAAGACAAAGATACATCGAAGCAGGCACGATTTGGAAGAGTACATAAACCTATTCATTCCCGGTTGTAG
- the LOC114383068 gene encoding uncharacterized protein At2g29880-like, with protein sequence MGDSQENNKGKSRDKDNYVSWTMEDTNELLHLLVDAMNRGLRDANGSLSKQNVERIILPQLNAKTKFPKTYSHYLSRMKWFRNQYNMMSTLMRNNSGFGWDPIGKTFTAHEDVWKDYLKSHPSHSKLRGKSMVDYEYLKIVVEGGVSSGNNSISVDPDDTDATTFEPENRTVGIEEFSYDPNSDTFITPNNYEPAYQPPSPNQPSPPSHPPLDSEVPIEKQNCHKRRRSEYGGSSSAVGINNQGNVLENLSVGIETIAVNFEKISNMMEKREKDRDRDRELEGIIWDVIKEIPNLDDITRFKTAELLNTKAKKDFFS encoded by the exons ATGGGGGATtcacaagaaaataacaaaggaaAGAGTAGAGACAAAGATAATTATGTATCTTGGACTATGGAGGATACCAATGAGTTATTGCACCTCTTGGTGGATGCTATGAATAGGGGATTGCGTGATGCCAATGGGTCACTTAGCAAACAAAATGTAGAACGAATAATACTTCCTCAACTCAATGCAAAAACTAAATTCCCTAAAACTTATAGTCATTATTTGAGTCGGATGAAGTGGTTTCGAAACCAGTATAACATGATGTCAACCCTTATGCGCAACAACTCTGGCTTTGGATGGGACCCAATTGGAAAAACTTTCACTGCTCATGAGGATGTATGGAAAGATTACTTAAAG tcccaCCCAAGTCACAGCAAACTTCGAGGAAAAAGTATGGTTGATTATGAGTATTTGAAGATCGTTGTTGAGGGTGGAGTTTCTAGCGGGAATAATTCTATATCAGTCGATCCAGATGATACTGATGCAACAACTTTTGAGCCAGAAAATAGAACTGTTGGGATAGAAGAATTTTCATATGATCCTAATAGTGATACATTCATAACACCAAATAACTATGAACCAGCATATCAGCCTCCATCACCAAACCAACCAAGTCCACCATCCCACCCCCCTTTAGATTCAGAGGTTCCcatagaaaaacaaaactgtcaCAAGCGAAGGAGATCCGAGTATGGAGGGAGTTCAAGCGCTGTTGGGATCAACAATCAAGGCAACGTTCTGGAAAATCTTTCTGTTGGCATTGAGACTATtgctgtgaattttgaaaaaatatccaacatgatggagaaaagagaaaaagatagagATAGAGATAGAGAGCTCGAGGGTATTATTTGGGatgttataaaagaaattcCAAATTTGGATGACATAACGCGTTTCAAGACAGCTGAATTGTTAAATACTAAAgcaaaaaaggattttttttcttga
- the LOC114384791 gene encoding uncharacterized protein LOC114384791 isoform X3, producing the protein MMADCGAERERKVTIRNNHGENLVGILHNAASISLVIVCHGFQSSKERIPMVNLAAALGKDGFSAFRFDFAGNGESEGSFQYGNYYREAEDLRAVVQHFCEQKYAIKAIVGHSKGGNVVLLYASKYKDIHIVVNISGRFNLARGMEGRLGKKFIQRIKQDGYIDVKNKRGKIMYRVTEESLMDRLSTITHLACLLIPQDCSYYR; encoded by the exons ATGATGGCCGATTGTGGTGCtgaaagagaaaggaaagtTACGATACGCAACAACCATGGCGAAAATCTCGTGGGGATCTTACATAACGCGGCTTCAATTTCGCTTGTTATCGTGTGCCATGGCTTCCAATCTTCCAAG GAAAGGATTCCCATGGTGAACCTTGCTGCTGCTCTAGGAAAAGATGGATTCAGTGCTTTCCGCTTTGACTTTGCAGGAAATGG GGAAAGTGAAGGTTCATTTCAGTATGGTAACTACTACAGAGAGGCTGAAGATCTGCGAGCTGTAGTTCAACACTTCTGTGAGCAGAAATATGCAATTAAAGCAATTGTTGGTCACAGTAAAG GGGGTAATGTGGTGCTCTTATATGCCTCAAAATATAAGGATATTCATATTGTAGTCAATATATCTGGCCGGTTCAATCTAGCGAGAGGCATGGAAGGTCGTTTGGgcaaaaaatttatacaaaggATCAAACAAGATGGATATATAGATGTTAAGAATAAAAGAG GGAAGATTATGTACCGTGTTACTGAAGAAAGTTTGATGGACCGCCTATCTACTATAACCCATCTTGCCTGCTTATTGATTCCCCAAGATTGCAG TTACTACAGATGA
- the LOC114383122 gene encoding protein ALP1-like — MLASFLQIVGQNTRYCVIRNTFGRSQFATSENFHKILKALNSLAPDLMVRPGSTVPAKIRESTRFYPYFKDCIGAIDATHIPASVKGRDVSSYRDRHGNISQNVLAACNFDLEFMYVLSGWEGSAHDSKVLSDALTRKNGLKVPQGKYYLVDCGFPNRRKFLAPYRGVRYHLQDFAGHGNDPENEKELFNLRHASLRNVIERIFGIFKSRFTIFKSAPPFLFKTQAELLLACAALHNFLRKECRSDEFPVEPTDESSSSSSVLPNYEDNDHEPIVQTQEQEREDANIWRTNIGSDMWRNANN, encoded by the exons ATGCTTGCATCATTCCTACAGATTGTCGGCCAGAACACTCGATATTGTGTAATCCGCAATACATTTGGCCGATCACAATTTGCTACAAGTGAAAATTTTCACAAGATTTTGAAAGCTCTGAACTCATTAGCACCTGATTTAATGGTTAGACCAGGCTCAACTGTGCCTGCAAAAATAAGGGAAAGCACAAGGTTTTATCCTTATTTTAAG GATTGCATTGGAGCTATTGATGCTACACATATTCCCGCATCAGTAAAAGGACGAGATGTAAGCAGTTATCGTGATCGTCATGGAAATATATCACAAAATGTATTAGCTGCTTGTAACTTTGATTTGGAATTCATGTACGTTCTTAGCGGGTGGGAGGGTTCAGCACATGATTCCAAGGTGTTAAGTGATGCTTTGACAAGGAAGAATGGACTTAAAGTGCCCCAAGGTAAGTATTATCTGGTGGATTGTGGATTTCCTAATCGACGCAAATTTTTAGCCCCATATCGAGGTGTACGATATCATCTACAAGATTTTGCAGGTCACGGTAATGACcctgaaaatgaaaaggaattatTTAATCTTCGGCATGCATCCTTAAGGAATGTGATTGAGAGGATATTTGGTATTTTTAAATCGCGGTTCACAATTTTTAAGTCAGCACCTCCATTTCTATTTAAAACACAAGCAGAGCTTTTGTTGGCATGTGCAGCACTTCATAATTTTCTTCGCAAAGAATGTCGTTCTGATGAATTTCCAGTGGAACCTACTGACgagtcttcatcttcatcttcagtgTTACCAAATTACGAAGACAATGATCATGAACCCATTGTTCAAACACAAGAGCAGGAACGAGAAGATGCTAATATATGGAGGACTAATATAGGTTCAGATATGTGGAGAAATGCTAATAATTAG
- the LOC114384791 gene encoding uncharacterized protein LOC114384791 isoform X2, translating to MMADCGAERERKVTIRNNHGENLVGILHNAASISLVIVCHGFQSSKERIPMVNLAAALGKDGFSAFRFDFAGNGESEGSFQYGNYYREAEDLRAVVQHFCEQKYAIKAIVGHSKGGNVVLLYASKYKDIHIVVNISGRFNLARGMEGRLGKKFIQRIKQDGYIDVKNKRGKIMYRVTEESLMDRLSTITHLACLLIPQDCSHFINVDTVC from the exons ATGATGGCCGATTGTGGTGCtgaaagagaaaggaaagtTACGATACGCAACAACCATGGCGAAAATCTCGTGGGGATCTTACATAACGCGGCTTCAATTTCGCTTGTTATCGTGTGCCATGGCTTCCAATCTTCCAAG GAAAGGATTCCCATGGTGAACCTTGCTGCTGCTCTAGGAAAAGATGGATTCAGTGCTTTCCGCTTTGACTTTGCAGGAAATGG GGAAAGTGAAGGTTCATTTCAGTATGGTAACTACTACAGAGAGGCTGAAGATCTGCGAGCTGTAGTTCAACACTTCTGTGAGCAGAAATATGCAATTAAAGCAATTGTTGGTCACAGTAAAG GGGGTAATGTGGTGCTCTTATATGCCTCAAAATATAAGGATATTCATATTGTAGTCAATATATCTGGCCGGTTCAATCTAGCGAGAGGCATGGAAGGTCGTTTGGgcaaaaaatttatacaaaggATCAAACAAGATGGATATATAGATGTTAAGAATAAAAGAG GGAAGATTATGTACCGTGTTACTGAAGAAAGTTTGATGGACCGCCTATCTACTATAACCCATCTTGCCTGCTTATTGATTCCCCAAGATTGCAG TCACTTCATCAACGTTGATACAGTGTGTTGA